One window of the Trifolium pratense cultivar HEN17-A07 linkage group LG2, ARS_RC_1.1, whole genome shotgun sequence genome contains the following:
- the LOC123910148 gene encoding uncharacterized protein LOC123910148, which yields MDLSLKPNRMETSTIWVAKFMLMSIGIISILVLLKVAIIPYTFDLVLSTLPQLWFSIRRWLTVPFLYIIVNFIIVTIVASSSFSDPKQATTTTILETTTDPIELQNQTNEPHEEKEVEEVSKEQEQEKRVVEVKDSELFFNKFITDPSPEEQENCSKDYYLTDSDDKVKEFGLFCNKFITDPSPEKCRNDYTLPDSGDDDSLEATWKAIMEGQEKTMKPHLQKSDTWTARIVKAEPFRNNGGFGDDDDDPVAWAQRELKKSETFNDRSSLKREKSISPEELNKRAEAFIKKFNNQMKLQRLESYQRFMELVT from the coding sequence atggatCTTTCTCTAAAACCAAATAGAATGGAAACATCTACTATATGGGTTGCAAAATTCATGCTTATGTCAATTGGGATTATCTCAATTCTTGTTTTGTTAAAAGTTGCAATAATCCCATATACATTTGATCTTGTTCTATCAACTCTTCCTCAACTTTGGTTCTCAATAAGAAGATGGTTAACAGTTCCTTTTCTTTACATCATTGTTAACTTCATCATCGTCACCATTGTAGCTTCTTCAAGCTTTTCTGATCCCAAACAGGCAACCACAACCACCATTTTAGAAACTACCACTGACCCAATTGAGTtacaaaaccaaaccaatgaACCACATGAAGAAAAAGAGGTTGAAGAAGTTTCaaaagaacaagaacaagagaaaaGAGTTGTTGAAGTTAAAGACTCTGAATTGTTCTTCAACAAATTCATCACTGACCCATCACCAGAAGAACAGGAAAATTGCAGTAAAGACTATTACTTGACAGATTctgatgataaagttaaagaaTTTGGATTGTTCTGCAACAAATTCATCACTGACCCATCACCAGAAAAATGCAGAAACGATTATACCTTGCCGGATTCCGGCGATGATGACAGTTTAGAAGCGACATGGAAGGCTATAATGGAAGGACAAGAGAAAACAATGAAGCCACATCTTCAGAAAAGTGACACTTGGACTGCAAGGATTGTGAAAGCAGAACCATTTCGTAACAATGGTGGTtttggtgatgatgatgatgacccTGTTGCTTGGGCTCAAAGGGAACTGAAAAAGTCAGAAACTTTCAATGATAGATCAtcattgaaaagagaaaaatcaaTAAGTCCTGAGGAATTGAATAAAAGGGCTGAAGCATTTATTAAGAagtttaataatcaaatgaagtTGCAGAGACTTGAATCTTATCAACGTTTTATGGAATTGGTCACATGA
- the LOC123910149 gene encoding eukaryotic peptide chain release factor subunit 1-3-like gives MADAHDTDKNIEVWKIKKLIKALEAARGNGTSMISLIMPPRDQIARVTKMLGDEFGTASNIKSRVNRQSVLGAITSAQQRLKLYNKVPPNGLVLYTGTIVTDDGKEKKVTIDFEPFRPINASLYLCDNKFHTEALNELLESDDKFGFIVMDGNGTLFGTLSGNTREVLHKFSVDLPKKHGRGGQSALRFARLRMEKRHNYVRKTAELATQFYINPATSQPNVSGLILAGSADFKTELSQSDMFDPRLQAKILNVVDVSYGGENGFNQAIELSAEILSNVKFIQEKRLIGKYFEEISQDTGKYVFGVDDTLQALDAGAVETLIVWENLDMTRYVLKNTTTGEVVIKHYNKEQEANQSNFRDPESNADYEVQEKLSLLEWFANEYRKFGCTLEFVTNKSQEGSQFCRGFGGIGGILRYQLDMRTFDDFSDDGGVYEDE, from the coding sequence ATGGCTGATGCTCATGATACTGATAAGAACATTGAGGTGTGGAAAATCAAGAAATTGATCAAGGCTCTTGAAGCTGCTAGAGGAAATGGGACAAGTATGATTTCCCTTATCATGCCCCCACGTGATCAGATTGCTCGTGTTACCAAGATGCTTGGCGATGAGTTTGGAACTGCTTCAAACATCAAAAGTAGGGTGAATCGACAGTCTGTGCTTGGTGCAATCACTTCTGCTCAGCAGAGGCTTAAGCTTTATAACAAGGTTCCTCCAAATGGCCTTGTTTTGTATACTGGCACAATTGTGACTGATGATGGGAAGGAGAAAAAGGTGACCATTGATTTTGAACCATTTAGACCTATCAATGCGTCTCTCTATCTTTGTGACAACAAGTTTCACACTGAAGCTCTAAACGAGCTCCTGGAATCTGATGACAAGTTTGGGTTTATTGTCATGGATGGTAATGGCACTCTGTTTGGAACTTTGAGTGGTAATACAAGAGAGGTGCTTCACAAGTTCAGTGTGGATCTCCCGAAGAAACATGGAAGAGGAGGGCAATCAGCTCTACGTTTTGCTCGTCTTCGTATGGAGAAGCGTCATAACTATGTGAGGAAGACGGCTGAGCTTGCAACCCAGTTTTATATCAATCCTGCTACCAGCCAGCCTAATGTTTCTGGATTAATCCTTGCTGGTTCTGCTGATTTTAAAACTGAGCTTAGTCAGTCAGATATGTTTGATCCACGTCTTCAGGCAAAGATACTTAATGTTGTTGATGTATCGTATGGAGGGGAGAATGGGTTTAACCAGGCTATTGAATTATCTGCTGAAATTCTGTCCAATGTCAAGTTTATTCAGGAGAAACGGTTGATTGGAAAATACTTTGAGGAAATCAGTCAGGATACGGGGAAGTATGTCTTTGGGGTTGATGATACTCTACAAGCTCTGGATGCAGGAGCTGTCGAGACACTTATTGTCTGGGAAAATCTGGATATGACTAGGTATGTTTTGAAAAATACTACTACTGGTGAAGTTGTCATTAAGCACTACAACAAGGAGCAGGAAGCTAACCAGAGCAACTTTAGAGATCCTGAAAGCAATGCTGATTATGAGGTTCAGGAAAAGCTGTCTCTGTTGGAGTGGTTTGCAAATGAATACAGAAAGTTTGGTTGCACTCTCGAGTTTGTCACTAATAAATCACAAGAAGGTTCACAGTTTTGCAGAGGTTTTGGTGGGATAGGTGGGATCTTGCGTTACCAGCTTGATATGAGAACATTTGATGATTTTTCTGATGATGGAGGCGTGTATGAAGACGAATAG